The window GAAGATTAATCCAACACCTTAATGTTAAGCATAATGAGATCAAGAGTGATATTAATACCAAGTAGCTATACTTACTCATTAATCACTTAACATATGGAGAAATGGAGTTCCATGCATACTAACAACAACGACAACAATAAACCGAGTCCCATCTATCTAAAGTTAGATATATGAATTATCATCTATTGAATTTTAGGGTCAAGACCATGCTACTGAGATTTTTGAGTTTTGGCACAAATTTACAATGGTTGTTAAGGGCTATCAAAATATCAAGGCCTAAGAGCACCATTGAAAAGATCCTCATATGAATCACCTAGAAGAGCACAATATAAAATATTAGTTATTTGCAAGATAAAGGAATGTAAGTCAATGGACCCAATCCCAGGGTAGCAAAATCATAAATAATGATTAAATACCAAGAACCACCACCTATCTGGTTTAATATAGTTTGCATAGCATCATAACCaggaattcattttcattgtttAGACTTTAATCATCAACaaataataaaatcaatcaaaGAAAAAGGCACCTGTCTGACAGAAAAAGAAATCGCTCATTAAAAGAATCCTTGATCGCATTTCTAAGCAAAATACGCTCTGCTTCAATCATGCTAGCCTCTCCCCACTCTACCTGAAACAAAAGAAGGAGCTTTGAAATAGTAACAATTTAAGCAGTTCATTTTTACATATTGACATGAATATAATGCCGATAATAAAGGTTATGCAGTTGAGTAGCACCTAAGGCTAAACAGACACAACTATGGTAATAAATAAGCATTTTGGCTAAAACCTCACCAAGTCAATATTGCTAATATAGTAACGAGCCATCAATAGCAATCTAATGCCAACTACAAAATGATGTTAGTTGTTTCATGCGTTGTAGAAATGTGGCAGCATATTTCTCGACCCAAGATGAAGAAATGAATGAAGAATATTGAGCATTGAAGTGGTCGATTTCAATCCAATGTTTACCAACTAATATTGCCTAAATATTTCATGGAAAGTAACGATCAGACAAGAACCAACATTACCAGCTGATAATTTTATTCATGGCTTCTCAGTAGATGTTGTATTGTCGTACCAAATTTCATGGTTGGTCAATCTCAGCAGACTGATATCAGTATAATCTCTAAATGTGCACAGGAGGATAACATGAAAGAACATTTTTCCTTACAAACAACAAAAATGGTTCGTACAACTGTAGAAGCAAAGAAGATGGAATTTAACCTGTATGCTGTTGTTGACTTGACGATTATAAAAATAGGCAGATCGTGTGGTGGCTTCATTGAGTATAAACCCGGGCCTGGAGTGAACAAAGATCGAAAATTTGCCCTCTTTCTCAGCCTACAATGACAGAATCTGAGAAAAAAGTGTGCGGCAGAAATAAAATGGAAGGGACAGGGAGCTGAACGAAGTAAGAAAaatagaaggaaaagaaaaaagaaaaaatacttgaaaaaacgCATCCCAGACGAACTCCAAGGGAAGCCGATTGCGCGCTATGAAGAGAAAGGCGATCTTGGGCTTCTGCGTGTCGACGACAGGTGGGGCTTCAGCCGCACTATGCTCGAATACTCGGGAGAAGGAGTAATGGTTAAGCAGCAGCAAGCAGAAGCAGGAGAACAAGAGGAGCACCATCAGCAGCAGCTTGATTCTCCATCTGCCGCTCCGATGCTGCGGCAAAAAGCTCCTCCGCTTCATCTGTTCCTCTGCGGCCCCCTCTTAGATCTCTCTATCTTCCTTTCCAGATCACTTCCATAAGAAATCAGAGAAGACATGTTCTTGCTCGACCCGAGGAGATGCGCAACTCCCCGTCCGCAAGAAGACGAGATCTGATCTGGGTAGGAGATTTGAGGAGGGTTGGAACTGCTTCAGCTGCATACCAGGGAAGGGCAGAATCAGCTGCTAGTGCATGATCTAGAGGGTAGTCAGAGGAGAGGCGGCGAGGGCGAAGAGTGGAGAGGGGCGGTGGCTCGTGACAGCATGTGCAGAGAGTCTTTTTAGTTTAGTTCTTCATCGAACAACCATCTGGTGAGAAGCCACTGTCGCGTTCAGTAGAAGACACGTAGGAGTGGTGAGAGGATAATAATAAGAGATGGATTACATAAAATCAtatttgttattttaaaaatacttttattatattaatgattagtaattatttataatttacttTTTTCATGGGTTGATCTAGGGGATAAAAGGACAGTCCAAaataaatttcacaattttaaattcTCTGTTACGGTAAATTTGTTGGAGATGCCCTTACTCTAacatattaatttaattagatgaaaataattttttaacttatcaaaattattttgacatagtaaaaaaaatatgaatatatttaaaattatttcagtaGCTATTTAATGATTATTATAGGGTTATAGTAATTAGTATTATACTAGCTTCGATACGTGCTTATAGTGTTGACAAATGTGAAGTCattaaaattcttaattttttaaaccaatttacaaatcaatttataatatataatgtaTGCAATTATCAACTTTGTCAACTGATACAGTGGTAAAGGGAGCCACCGTGTATGAGTCAAAAACAATAACAGCAACTGAAGTCAAAATCAAGAAATCAAGGTGGTTAAAGGTAGAAAATTATCAGTTCACTAAAGTCAATCGAGTGGATGACAACAGACCGAGTGAACCTGAAGGGTCTGATCGGCCCGGAGATTCATTGGAATAGATTGCTCGTCCAGCTAGGATGATTATAAAGAGGACATCAGATACTTACAACTATGACCAAATAAAAATTAGTCTAACCTGCCTGTCCGATCGAGCGAGGAATGACTTACTAAGCGAGTGATCATGGAGAAGAACAGCCTTGAGCGACCGGGTGGGGTATACTCGCCGAACAATTCTCTCGCTTGGCCAAACAGTAGGATATCTCGTGTAGCTCATCATATCTTTCTGGAAGTCAGTGCCGCTGATAGAGGGGCATGGTCAACAGGTAAATCGTACGATGAAAGCTTCTACTATCATGTTAGAGATTTGCATACCCTGTTAAGGAATAATGTCAGAGATACTTTTCTCATATGTCTTTTCATATGACAGTTAGGACAACGTGTACATgccttgagaagcgtgcacgtctACTAAtggagcactatataaagggagtCCATGTACCGGTGATGGTATGCGTTATTTGTGCTTGAGCTCCTATTGTTGCTATAATTTTTTATCGTCTTTGTATTattccgatgactgacttgaacATCGGAGGGTCAATGTCGGGACCTCTTCTGTAGCTTGGCACTAGCATTTTTGATTTTGCAAAATGGAATCTTCACAAGGTCAACTGTTGCACCATATCCCTAGCCAGCTATCTTTACCATTTTAGGATAGGATCATCAACAATTAATGAAGAGAGTTGACACAGAGATATGAAGGAAATTGCTACAAATGAATTAAATCAAAGATCTTACAGCTCTACAAAATAAACGTTTGTAAGAAAACTTCAAAAGGTCAAAATGTTATTGGTAGGGAGCAAATGAAGTTACACAAGAAAACCTGCCTATAGCAATGGTTGTATCACAAAGGAGTAAATCTTTGGTGTTGGGTGAAATCCCTAATTTACCTCCTTTCCAGATCGCATGGGCAGTCCTGGAAGGGCCCTGGGGTGAGGGTTATCACATGTTGTAACAAAGGAGTAAATCCTGACCAATTTCCAAACTATTCAAAGAGAATTGgatgaaaaaacaaaaaacaaaaaaaaaaactgaaagtcTCAAGCAGACTTGGGTTTGGCTCTCGTCACTCTTGAATATAGGAAGACTCCAACTAGTGCTACTCCAGTCCCTGCAATCAAAATCCAATAGAGGATTTGAAAACTGATGGAAATACCAAGTTTTCAACAGTCGAGGAAGAGCAAGGATTTACCAATGGAATTAATAGGTGAAACTGGTGTTCTGAAAAAGATAACTGCAGATATTATGACTACCACTCGCTTCACACAGTTGCCGACAGAATGCGTGATAGGAGATACTCTGGAGAGTATCATGTATGCAGCCTGCCAGTTTCAGACAATCAATCAGACATGGAATCCCAAAATGATTCAGAGGAAAGGGAATAAATAAGATGCAGTGATGTTTAAACAGAAATGGAAATCTTGTTTGTACTTGTTTAAGGATCTTCATCGGATTTCTTTGGTAATAAAAGTTTACTCATCTTCCAAAGCATCCATGATATTGGATGCTTTGCTAATATGTTTAAGACTCCAGATAGAAATAACTTTGTATATTCATCTTGGTTCTCAATTTCAAAGTGGATTgattagtatatttttcttttaccatccTACAAATCCTAGCTAGTCTCATAGTGCAACCAGTTTATATATGCATGTCTCAATAGCTGTTTTGACCACTGTCATTGTGCAAAGCAACATGACTAGCCTTCTTACGGGGTACTAACAACACTCAAAACAGTCAAATAGCGATATTGTAACAGAACAGTAGTATAGTTTGTGAAACTTACCAAATGTGAAATGTTAGGTTACTATCTGTATTACATAGCATGGAGTTAGAAAGAAGAGGACATACTACTGGTCTAACTGCAATACTACCTATATTATCAACAATTTATATATCCCATGCTTGATTCAGATAGATTCTCCTAAAATCTTGCATCTGAAAATTAACCATTCTTGTGCTTGGTCATAATTCATAAAATGCTTCCTTTACGCAATGGTTATCGATTGTGCATAGTTGGATATATTGGGCACGAGTTCCATCAATAACAAAATTGTGATCAAATATGATTAAGCTATCACAAATTGGCACTCTTTGAATAGCAAGCATTCAATATCTAAGCTCTTATTTCTGATTGTTTTGAGTTCCCTATTGATTTTTCCTCTAGATTAGAtcttttttccctttcttttgcaTTCATGTAGTCCTCATTTACATGAATGCATTTGTGTTTTATAATTGAGTTAACACATCGAGCAAGAATTAGTAGGTAGAACTAGCAAACATTTGCATGTGCTTAACAATATCTGACCTGTTGATAAGCATGGAAACAAACACCAGCAAGGAATGACCTCACGAACACCTCTCTAATATTCAGTCCCTACAGTTAGAAGAgttaaaatcatcaataaataagAATATGCCAATATAGAtatagagaaggaagaagaaaaaaaagttcATTGAGTTTACTTACAGCAAAGTGCATATATGCTGGAGTGAATTTAATTCCTTCAATGAGTATCGTTACAGGGGCTAGCAGTAAAAATGACATGATTGTAGTGATCGAGAAGAGATTTATGTCGTCTAGAGATTCCTGATTGATGAGAAATTATTAGTCAACAACAAAATTTCACTGATGGAATTTTTATTATACAGATTTCAAGTGATTCACGTGCTCATCCTTTTGTTTGACTCATTAGAGTTTTCTCAACAAAAAGAAGCATTAAGTTTTAGGTAAACTTTAACTGACCAGTTAACAACTGCCAAAGTTTTTTTTGCAATTATTATTCTGCGAAAAAAAACTGCAAAATCAGATAGATTCATGTTTCAGGCTTGTACATTAAGCAAAATTTCTGAGTTCAACCATTCCATTTCCATGTTGTACAATTCCAAATTCCAACACAAATCATTAAGCATGAAATACACAAATGAGAACTATGAAGTTTTGTTAGAGTACCTCACTTTTGGTCATTATCTTTTTGCTGAGCACATTGCGAGATTGGTTGGTAAGGTTTGAAGCCATGGCGCTCCAAAATCCAGCCCTATTTAAGATTTTAAAGGAAATGTGAGTGTGATAGATAAATTCTTGATAAATAAAAATAGGGTATGCTGGATTTGGAATAGTCAAATAGTAGGAAGAAAATAAAGGAGGGATGAGAGGAAATGAAATCAACAAAGAAATAATTACTTCATGAACTATTTATTTTTGCAGATGCTTACCAGTTGAAAGAAACTTCAGTCAGAGATGCCAAAGCAACACCGCCGACAATTGGCACAAGAGAAATCAGAACCAAAAAGGAAGGAAActgcagaagaagaaaaaaaagattgAAATGCTTTATTACATCTTTGGATACTTTTGCCAAGCACAAAGCGGAATTAGTAAATAAACAATCAACAATAATTAACATGCAGAAAAAGGTATATAGGAACTTCATCAAGCTCACAAGGGAGGTCAGAAGACAAGTCTTTAGAAGATTACTAGGAAAATACAAGAACAGAAAAGATACAAGACTTCATGTTGGCAAAACTGAGAGTGATTGGATAAGAAAATTACCTCCCCGAGGAACAAGGCAGAAAGAATTACTGTGAAGAAAGGCTCACTCGCCTTTATTGTATGAGTGAATGAAACAGCTACCATTCCCAGACTCATATTAGTAAAAACATTTGCCAAAGTGTGCACAATAGCCAAGGGAAGAATTGCAACGATCTGCCAATGGATAGTTGTGGCTGTAAAGGACATATAGGCCATAATAACGCAAGATCTACAATGTTAATGTTCAGCACCTGTTTGGAAGAGATCTTAGGCTTCTCATATATATTAGTGAGCCACATCAACAATATAAACACAGTCCCTATGCCAAAGTGAAACGCAGTGATGGTCATTGGGAACGGATACACCTTCAGAACCTGCAACAACCAATCTCTCTTTGAGATTCTAAAATGCCATATTCAACAAAGTAAAGTATATTTCCACCAATCTCTTCTATCTAAGACAACATAAGAATTATAGAGTAACAAAAAAGATTCCTGCATAAAGAgtgatttttgtttaagcatccTGGATTGCACACAAAAAGGACAAGTTTTAGAGATTGTCCTTGTTTGTGTATATGAACACATTTAGTTCGTGTAGGAA is drawn from Zingiber officinale cultivar Zhangliang chromosome 1B, Zo_v1.1, whole genome shotgun sequence and contains these coding sequences:
- the LOC121988400 gene encoding phosphoenolpyruvate/phosphate translocator 2, chloroplastic-like, with protein sequence MLQHSTNAASFAARPLLPRLKAGRRRQHGGGATTHLYALPGFLSSSSSSSEEPSPSRSWICTPSPRPAVPKPPIVPTTVARAAEDAALAAGGEESLPRPATKVSSSTSGLVHKLQLGFLFGLWYLFNIYFNIYDKQVLKVYPFPMTITAFHFGIGTVFILLMWLTNIYEKPKISSKQIVAILPLAIVHTLANVFTNMSLGMVAVSFTHTIKASEPFFTVILSALFLGEFPSFLVLISLVPIVGGVALASLTEVSFNWAGFWSAMASNLTNQSRNVLSKKIMTKSEESLDDINLFSITTIMSFLLLAPVTILIEGIKFTPAYMHFAGLNIREVFVRSFLAGVCFHAYQQAAYMILSRVSPITHSVGNCVKRVVVIISAVIFFRTPVSPINSIGTGVALVGVFLYSRVTRAKPKSA